The following proteins are co-located in the Rhodopirellula islandica genome:
- a CDS encoding efflux RND transporter permease subunit: protein MTADSTKPSFLERPGPWGLSVALLILMGFFFFMPSAFRAARMGLKNKENDVKDWLPSDFPETAELDWFADHFAGESFVLLTWEGCNVGDQRLRLFEDKLLHESANYREQLAAEEAWGENALSLAEVQARVRARELGEELELLPPGQDLTDWGGEGEKWLASADGTWYYITPEGKLFRWEESLNGPAALIRKVKKSLGSYELQGQFVTAFGDPSTAERINPFYNDPMLLCAPLFQTVQTGATIAEELAAEGGPLWPIDLTDVTKKPIVAKRLAMERLTGTLFAPAVPHEFGWTAESFVEALPEAQRGKLPANALEVAEQTLQTFVAERLDGEREKLPTSLTQTQTDAWYAVYDSLGVEPPPRLTCLLVTLTDLAKDNLAFAVGRGTLGMPQGRLLQLAHQSGIQPPLPPSSAPPPFNREPPESIGGMPPLRMGGPPIDNIAIDEEGTITLVRLVGYCILVGVLLSYFCFRSVKVTIMLFVVGGSAAMLSMSMVGWTGGRVDAILMSMPSLVYVLGLSGSIHVINYYRDEVRFRGRRGAATRALMHAALPCSLAALTTAIGLASLFTSNLKPISNFGLYSAIGVISTLGILFSYLPAALETFSPQFGQDKSEERKRLAAAKRKDGSTGNASAGDSQPSQGAVSGELELAAWWAGVGRWITSHHAVVSVGCIAGLAIASLGLFKITTSVQLLKLFDPQARILRDYAWLEDHFGNLVPMEIVVRMPPEIQRPERLAATSEEEIEDQDRLSDPISLSLLERIEAVARIRKVVTRSLGEEGIAKVGQASSMDTFIAPLPDVSNGWSNTRSQFNSRLNDSRDELLRSDYVKVEKNGPLKDSELWRLSLRVSALSDVDYGLFINELKDAVDPVVQAYRVRAKLLRELQQPDGTQIPKAKVLVLGAQNILDLDSATLVTTDEASGERVVDQQAVFLATLRELLGNERIRQSWIDPEAADAIAKPSDENWDRRIAAADVVIDLAGLRFQSSTATPAAAEKPTPSIAAGAPRLISAMEVISRPIPKHILTLEKVADGLPDRLPVFELDEPATPQVIYTGVVPVVYKAQRTLLGSLVESILLAFVLIGFVMIVLLNPGSFPANWLAPANLRAGFAAGAVSMIPNVFPVLLVFGIMGHLRTAVDIGTMMTASVAMGVAVDDTIHFLTWFRQFLEEGKSRKEAVIETYRRVGPAMTQTTIVGGLGLFIFAMSTFTPTQRFGTLMLVMLAAALIGDLILLPALLAGPLGKVFKPRHDHLGKPAFDPGQSAPGEPVMGDDQVTTQSPPEGIVVTEDTPVLKVHKPPTRAESKHPSPKG from the coding sequence ATGACCGCAGACTCAACCAAGCCGTCGTTCCTGGAGCGGCCTGGCCCGTGGGGACTGAGTGTGGCTTTGTTGATCCTCATGGGTTTCTTCTTTTTCATGCCATCGGCGTTCCGCGCTGCTCGCATGGGGCTGAAGAACAAAGAGAACGATGTCAAAGACTGGTTGCCCAGTGACTTTCCCGAGACCGCCGAACTGGATTGGTTCGCGGATCACTTTGCTGGCGAAAGTTTTGTTCTCTTGACCTGGGAAGGATGCAACGTCGGCGACCAACGGTTGCGACTGTTCGAAGACAAACTGCTGCACGAGTCAGCGAACTATCGCGAGCAACTGGCGGCGGAAGAGGCCTGGGGCGAAAACGCGTTGTCACTCGCTGAAGTCCAAGCCCGTGTCCGGGCCCGGGAACTGGGCGAGGAATTGGAATTGTTGCCGCCTGGCCAAGACCTGACCGACTGGGGCGGTGAAGGCGAGAAGTGGTTGGCTTCCGCCGATGGCACGTGGTACTACATCACGCCGGAAGGCAAGCTGTTCCGCTGGGAAGAGTCACTGAACGGCCCAGCGGCGTTGATCCGGAAAGTCAAAAAGTCACTCGGCAGTTACGAACTGCAGGGACAATTCGTGACCGCGTTTGGCGATCCGTCCACCGCCGAACGAATCAATCCGTTTTACAACGACCCGATGTTGTTGTGCGCTCCGTTGTTTCAAACGGTTCAAACGGGAGCCACCATCGCGGAAGAGCTCGCTGCCGAAGGCGGCCCCCTTTGGCCGATCGATCTGACAGATGTGACCAAGAAACCCATCGTGGCCAAACGCCTTGCGATGGAACGTTTGACCGGAACGTTGTTCGCTCCCGCAGTCCCGCATGAGTTTGGTTGGACGGCGGAATCGTTCGTCGAAGCCTTGCCCGAAGCACAGCGTGGCAAATTGCCGGCGAACGCCCTCGAGGTCGCTGAACAAACACTGCAAACCTTTGTGGCCGAACGCTTGGATGGCGAGCGAGAGAAGCTTCCCACTTCACTCACTCAGACCCAAACCGACGCATGGTACGCCGTGTACGATTCGTTGGGCGTCGAACCTCCACCACGCTTGACGTGTTTGCTGGTCACGTTGACGGACTTGGCCAAGGACAATCTCGCGTTTGCGGTTGGTCGCGGCACGCTAGGAATGCCTCAGGGTCGATTGCTGCAACTGGCGCATCAATCCGGAATCCAGCCACCGCTTCCGCCCAGCAGTGCACCGCCACCGTTCAATCGCGAGCCACCTGAGTCCATTGGCGGAATGCCTCCGTTGCGAATGGGCGGTCCTCCGATCGACAACATTGCGATTGACGAAGAGGGCACGATCACGCTGGTTCGCTTGGTCGGTTACTGCATCCTGGTGGGCGTGTTGCTTTCGTACTTCTGCTTTCGCAGTGTCAAAGTCACGATCATGCTGTTTGTCGTCGGCGGTTCTGCCGCGATGCTCAGCATGTCGATGGTGGGTTGGACTGGCGGTCGCGTCGACGCGATTCTGATGTCGATGCCATCTCTGGTCTACGTGCTGGGGTTGTCGGGGTCGATTCACGTCATCAACTACTACCGCGACGAAGTCCGTTTCCGCGGGCGACGTGGAGCGGCCACACGCGCCTTGATGCATGCGGCATTGCCGTGCTCGTTGGCGGCACTGACCACTGCGATCGGTTTGGCGTCGCTCTTCACCAGCAACCTGAAACCAATCAGCAACTTCGGGTTGTATTCCGCGATCGGTGTGATTTCGACGCTGGGCATTCTGTTCAGTTACCTTCCCGCGGCACTGGAAACGTTTTCGCCGCAATTTGGCCAAGACAAATCCGAAGAACGCAAACGCTTGGCCGCTGCAAAACGCAAGGATGGGTCAACCGGCAATGCCTCGGCAGGCGATTCCCAACCATCTCAAGGTGCGGTTTCCGGTGAGTTGGAATTGGCGGCATGGTGGGCAGGCGTTGGCCGCTGGATCACCAGCCATCATGCGGTCGTCAGTGTCGGTTGCATCGCCGGTCTGGCGATTGCATCGTTGGGATTGTTCAAGATCACAACCTCGGTGCAGTTGCTGAAGCTGTTCGATCCTCAGGCTCGTATCCTTCGCGATTACGCTTGGTTGGAGGATCACTTTGGCAACTTGGTGCCGATGGAAATCGTGGTTCGCATGCCTCCCGAAATCCAACGCCCGGAGCGTTTGGCGGCGACGAGCGAAGAGGAAATCGAGGATCAGGATCGGTTGTCCGACCCGATTTCGCTGAGTTTGTTGGAACGCATTGAGGCGGTCGCACGAATCCGCAAAGTGGTCACCCGCTCGCTCGGGGAAGAAGGCATCGCCAAGGTTGGCCAAGCGTCCAGCATGGACACCTTCATCGCGCCGCTTCCGGATGTCAGCAATGGATGGAGCAACACGCGATCACAATTCAACAGTCGCCTGAACGATTCTCGTGACGAGCTTCTTCGTAGCGATTACGTCAAAGTGGAAAAGAACGGTCCGCTCAAGGACAGCGAACTGTGGCGTTTGAGTTTACGCGTCAGTGCCCTGTCGGATGTTGATTACGGGTTATTCATCAACGAACTGAAAGACGCGGTTGATCCGGTGGTGCAAGCCTACCGTGTGCGAGCAAAATTGCTGCGTGAGCTGCAACAACCCGACGGCACGCAGATTCCAAAGGCGAAGGTTCTGGTGCTCGGTGCCCAAAACATCTTGGATTTGGACAGTGCGACCCTGGTGACCACCGATGAAGCCAGTGGCGAACGCGTGGTGGATCAGCAAGCTGTGTTCCTGGCCACATTGCGTGAACTGTTGGGCAACGAACGCATCCGACAAAGCTGGATTGATCCTGAAGCCGCTGACGCGATTGCAAAACCCTCGGACGAGAACTGGGATCGGAGAATCGCGGCCGCAGACGTGGTCATCGATCTGGCGGGACTGAGGTTCCAATCCTCGACGGCCACCCCAGCCGCGGCCGAGAAACCCACTCCGTCGATCGCCGCCGGAGCGCCCCGATTGATCTCCGCCATGGAAGTGATTTCGCGGCCGATTCCGAAGCACATTTTGACACTCGAGAAAGTCGCGGACGGGCTACCAGATCGCTTGCCGGTTTTTGAGCTCGACGAACCTGCCACGCCTCAGGTGATCTACACGGGGGTCGTTCCGGTGGTCTACAAAGCCCAGCGGACTCTGTTGGGCAGCTTGGTTGAATCGATCTTGCTCGCGTTTGTGCTGATCGGCTTCGTGATGATCGTGTTGCTGAACCCAGGTTCCTTCCCCGCCAATTGGCTGGCTCCTGCCAATCTGCGTGCGGGCTTCGCGGCCGGTGCCGTGTCGATGATTCCCAACGTGTTCCCTGTGCTACTGGTCTTTGGCATCATGGGACACTTGCGAACGGCAGTCGACATCGGAACGATGATGACCGCCAGCGTCGCGATGGGTGTCGCGGTGGACGACACGATCCACTTCCTGACTTGGTTCCGACAGTTCCTCGAAGAAGGCAAGTCGCGAAAAGAGGCGGTCATTGAAACCTACCGCCGGGTTGGCCCTGCCATGACTCAAACGACCATCGTGGGTGGACTGGGATTGTTCATCTTTGCGATGTCGACCTTCACCCCCACGCAGCGTTTTGGAACGTTGATGTTGGTGATGTTGGCAGCCGCGTTGATCGGCGACTTGATCTTGTTGCCCGCTTTGTTGGCTGGGCCACTTGGAAAGGTCTTCAAACCAAGGCACGACCACCTGGGAAAGCCCGCGTTTGACCCTGGTCAATCCGCGCCAGGTGAACCAGTGATGGGAGACGACCAGGTCACAACGCAGAGCCCACCCGAGGGGATTGTGGTGACCGAGGACACTCCCGTGTTGAAGGTCCACAAACCGCCGACACGGGCGGAGTCCAAGCATCCCTCCCCCAAGGGCTGA
- a CDS encoding efflux RND transporter permease subunit, protein MPLKSLGDQATTYRVRFCIGLLAVCILGPLAARDSTRALSTMYNAPALWLPEDMPVRKQYDDFSKLFQGQDVLMIGWDDAKIGSEEVDAAAEALLPLTQATPDRPAHLAGVSSGQRVYDVLTSPPTSFSDRATRARLKGSLIGEDGEQTIVLATFTEHGNLNRQDVLAEVRQIVSDSIGVPEDEIYTAGPPTDGALVDAEAQGSIDRFTLPSVIVGALICVFCLRSIVLTAIIIVVAVIGQGMSLAMVLYSGIEMNAILIVLPPLVFVLTASAGIHLCNYYRDAMCSDPNIDPTAATRQAMQAGILPCWLAATTTIIGLGSLGLVRLVPVSAFGFIAAGSVFGTLLLLLLLLPGAMQWHGKRHRAKHRAALAKARKSETSETEDDPLPVEKWRSQIGHAWEAFAAQFMRYPIIVVTFFTIITAIAASGLPQLTTSVNIPRMFPENSRIRTDYAWFEEHIGPTINAEVVVQFPPDSMPDSIDRFRLVRDVDDHLRSTDLVGGVFSARSFLPSPPSKKSRSIRSTVLEANIRKQLEDPDSPLQDAGYIAIDNQGNQLWRISFRFPFDEAIDYRTEFQRVQAEVIPILEEAGEGISPQFTGGVPMTTESQDVLLQDLFRSFLAAFGIVAIIMMLLLRSFLGGLVAMFPNLFPTITLFGTMGLLETPLDIGSVMTASVALGIAVDGTIHFLTKFQNQSRKGKGRTEASLAALHKCGPAMWQTTAVCAISPLVYGLSDFQPTQRFAFMMFGLLLAALIGDVLLLPALLASPLGRFLTPKTAQSKANADNISSVTR, encoded by the coding sequence ATGCCTTTGAAATCCCTGGGTGACCAAGCGACAACCTATCGCGTGCGATTCTGCATCGGCCTCTTGGCAGTTTGCATTCTCGGACCGCTAGCGGCGCGCGATTCGACGCGAGCGTTGTCGACGATGTACAACGCACCGGCGCTGTGGTTGCCCGAGGACATGCCGGTCCGCAAACAGTACGACGACTTCTCGAAGCTGTTTCAGGGCCAAGACGTCCTGATGATTGGTTGGGACGACGCAAAAATTGGCTCCGAAGAAGTCGACGCCGCCGCAGAAGCGTTGCTGCCACTGACCCAAGCGACCCCGGATCGCCCCGCCCATCTGGCTGGCGTCAGTTCTGGGCAACGAGTCTACGATGTCCTGACCAGTCCGCCGACCAGCTTTTCGGATCGCGCCACGCGAGCGAGACTGAAAGGGTCGCTGATTGGCGAAGACGGTGAACAAACCATCGTTTTGGCCACCTTCACCGAACACGGGAATCTCAATCGCCAAGACGTCTTGGCCGAAGTTCGGCAAATTGTTTCGGACAGCATCGGTGTCCCCGAAGACGAGATCTACACCGCGGGTCCACCGACCGATGGTGCGTTGGTGGATGCGGAAGCCCAGGGCTCGATCGATCGTTTCACGTTGCCCTCGGTCATCGTGGGGGCTCTGATTTGTGTGTTCTGCCTAAGGTCGATCGTGTTGACGGCGATCATCATCGTCGTCGCGGTGATCGGGCAAGGCATGTCGCTGGCGATGGTGCTGTATTCCGGCATCGAAATGAATGCGATTCTGATCGTGTTGCCGCCACTGGTGTTTGTATTGACCGCCAGTGCAGGGATTCACCTGTGCAATTACTACCGCGACGCGATGTGCAGCGATCCAAACATCGATCCGACCGCGGCGACCCGCCAAGCCATGCAGGCGGGAATCTTGCCGTGTTGGTTGGCCGCGACCACCACCATCATTGGCCTGGGTTCATTGGGGTTGGTTCGTTTGGTTCCCGTCAGCGCTTTCGGATTCATCGCAGCGGGATCAGTGTTTGGAACCTTGTTGCTGTTGTTGCTGCTGCTGCCCGGTGCCATGCAGTGGCACGGCAAGCGACACCGCGCCAAACACCGCGCGGCCTTGGCCAAAGCCAGGAAATCGGAAACCAGCGAAACCGAAGACGATCCGTTGCCGGTCGAAAAGTGGCGTTCTCAAATTGGGCACGCATGGGAAGCCTTCGCGGCTCAGTTCATGCGATACCCGATCATCGTTGTCACTTTCTTCACCATCATCACTGCCATTGCTGCGTCAGGTTTGCCTCAGCTGACCACGTCAGTCAACATCCCGCGAATGTTCCCCGAGAACAGTCGCATCCGGACCGACTACGCTTGGTTTGAAGAGCACATCGGGCCAACCATCAATGCGGAAGTGGTCGTTCAGTTCCCTCCCGATTCGATGCCGGACTCCATTGACCGGTTTCGTTTGGTCCGAGACGTCGATGACCATCTTCGATCCACCGATTTGGTCGGTGGTGTGTTTTCGGCGCGATCGTTTTTGCCCAGCCCACCGTCCAAGAAGAGCCGCTCGATTCGTTCCACGGTTTTGGAAGCGAACATCCGCAAGCAGTTGGAAGATCCCGATTCCCCGTTGCAGGACGCCGGTTACATCGCGATTGACAACCAGGGCAATCAGCTTTGGCGAATCAGTTTTCGGTTCCCGTTTGACGAAGCGATTGATTACCGCACCGAGTTCCAACGTGTGCAGGCAGAAGTGATTCCGATTTTGGAGGAAGCTGGCGAAGGCATCTCGCCACAGTTCACCGGTGGCGTGCCGATGACCACCGAATCGCAAGACGTGTTGTTGCAGGATTTGTTCCGCAGTTTCCTGGCGGCGTTTGGAATCGTTGCGATCATCATGATGCTGTTGCTACGAAGCTTCTTGGGTGGATTGGTCGCCATGTTCCCCAACCTGTTCCCAACGATCACTTTGTTCGGAACGATGGGGTTGCTCGAAACACCACTCGACATCGGATCGGTGATGACCGCCAGCGTTGCGTTGGGGATCGCGGTGGATGGGACCATCCACTTTTTGACCAAGTTCCAAAATCAATCTCGCAAGGGAAAGGGACGAACCGAAGCGTCCCTCGCGGCCCTTCACAAGTGCGGGCCGGCGATGTGGCAAACGACGGCGGTGTGCGCCATTTCGCCTCTCGTTTATGGGTTGTCGGATTTTCAGCCGACCCAGCGTTTCGCCTTCATGATGTTCGGCTTGCTGCTGGCCGCTTTGATCGGCGATGTGTTGCTGTTGCCCGCCCTGTTGGCATCACCCCTGGGACGTTTTTTGACTCCGAAAACGGCCCAGTCAAAAGCCAATGCGGACAACATTTCAAGCGTAACACGCTGA
- a CDS encoding sulfatase family protein, producing the protein MLKSWIAAAWVGCWFLSPALLAGVSAADSDSLPPPNILWLTSEDNGPQLGCYGDEYADTPNLDKLATHSLRYTKCWSNAPVCAPARTTLISGMYATSLGGEHMRSGVQMPSDFQYYPTALRKAGYYCTNNSKTDYNFAGQAAVKSWNESSGKAHFRNREKKDQPFFAVFNFTISHESKIRNAHKLVHDPDQAPVPTYQPNVPKVRRDWAQYYDRLTEMDAQCGKILTQLEEDGLSDSTIVFYYGDHGSGMPRSKRWPYNSGLHVPFLLHVPEKYKQLAPADYQSGGITDRLVSFVDMGPTAISLAGADLPTTMQGVPFAGPLNGDSKEYLFGYRGRMDERVDMVRSCTDGRYVYIRHFHPERIYFAYIDYMFQTPTTMVWKKMFDAGELNAIQSKVWQVKPLEELFDLQADPDEVNNLVSDPAHADKLNTMRSELRNWMESTTDLGVIPEAEMHRLAGKQPPFQWAQSSGLDWNHLVDMAWDATTSWNELDRDKLQDLQTLCASESSLDRYWGARGLTLAILSPNQKLDADKLAVALKLLEPLALKDESPIVRAAASEGLLVAGSNSQRTQAKQILVELANVNQEGHFVAMTALNLIDNHRQVLDWNVQPLLKNLPTNGNDPPVRAEKYVSNLLQYLLAQ; encoded by the coding sequence ATGCTGAAATCTTGGATTGCCGCCGCTTGGGTTGGCTGTTGGTTCCTCTCTCCTGCGTTGCTCGCAGGCGTTTCCGCCGCCGATTCGGACTCCTTGCCACCGCCGAACATTCTGTGGCTGACCAGTGAAGACAATGGGCCGCAACTGGGGTGCTACGGCGACGAATATGCCGACACACCGAACCTGGACAAGCTCGCAACTCACTCACTTCGCTACACCAAATGTTGGTCCAACGCCCCTGTGTGTGCTCCAGCACGCACCACTTTGATCTCGGGCATGTACGCGACCAGCCTGGGCGGCGAACACATGCGCAGCGGCGTCCAAATGCCCAGCGACTTCCAGTACTACCCCACCGCTCTGCGGAAAGCCGGGTACTACTGCACCAACAACTCCAAGACCGATTACAACTTCGCCGGTCAGGCGGCAGTCAAAAGCTGGAATGAATCCAGTGGCAAAGCCCACTTCCGCAACCGCGAGAAAAAGGACCAACCCTTTTTCGCGGTCTTCAATTTCACAATCAGCCACGAAAGCAAGATCCGCAACGCGCACAAATTGGTTCATGATCCCGACCAAGCCCCTGTGCCCACGTATCAACCGAACGTTCCCAAAGTCCGTCGCGACTGGGCTCAGTACTACGATCGTTTGACCGAGATGGACGCACAGTGCGGCAAAATTCTCACGCAACTCGAGGAAGATGGATTGTCCGATTCGACGATCGTCTTCTATTACGGCGACCACGGCAGCGGCATGCCACGCAGCAAACGCTGGCCATACAACTCCGGTTTGCATGTGCCGTTCCTGTTGCATGTCCCCGAGAAATACAAACAGCTCGCGCCCGCCGACTACCAGTCCGGTGGAATCACCGACCGGTTGGTGAGTTTCGTTGACATGGGTCCCACCGCAATCAGTTTGGCCGGTGCGGATCTGCCGACCACGATGCAAGGCGTTCCCTTCGCTGGTCCGCTCAATGGTGACTCAAAGGAATACCTGTTTGGCTATCGCGGACGCATGGACGAACGAGTCGACATGGTGCGAAGTTGCACCGATGGCCGGTACGTCTACATCCGCCACTTTCATCCGGAACGAATTTACTTTGCCTACATCGATTACATGTTCCAAACGCCGACCACGATGGTTTGGAAGAAGATGTTTGACGCCGGGGAACTGAACGCAATCCAATCCAAGGTTTGGCAGGTCAAACCACTGGAAGAGCTGTTCGATCTGCAAGCGGATCCCGACGAGGTCAACAACTTGGTCTCCGATCCAGCACACGCCGACAAACTCAACACGATGCGATCCGAACTTCGCAACTGGATGGAGTCGACAACCGATCTGGGTGTCATTCCGGAAGCAGAAATGCATCGACTGGCTGGGAAGCAACCTCCTTTTCAATGGGCTCAATCCAGCGGTTTGGATTGGAACCACCTGGTCGACATGGCCTGGGACGCCACCACATCCTGGAATGAACTGGACCGTGACAAGCTGCAGGACCTGCAAACGCTTTGCGCCAGCGAATCCAGCTTGGATCGCTACTGGGGTGCCCGCGGATTGACGCTTGCGATCCTCTCGCCGAACCAGAAACTCGACGCAGACAAGCTGGCCGTCGCGTTGAAGCTGCTCGAGCCGCTCGCATTGAAAGACGAATCCCCCATCGTTCGAGCAGCGGCCAGCGAAGGGTTGTTGGTTGCCGGGAGCAATTCGCAACGAACGCAGGCGAAGCAGATCTTGGTTGAGCTTGCCAACGTCAACCAGGAAGGGCACTTTGTGGCGATGACGGCACTCAACCTGATCGACAACCACCGCCAAGTCCTCGACTGGAACGTTCAGCCGCTGCTAAAAAATCTGCCAACAAATGGCAACGATCCGCCAGTGCGAGCTGAAAAGTACGTCAGCAATCTGCTCCAATATCTGTTGGCGCAATAG
- a CDS encoding aminotransferase class I/II-fold pyridoxal phosphate-dependent enzyme — protein sequence MSLQPLHDRLKSFAQEGRTRKLHSRKVEGVHVVEADGRRLMNFGGNDYLGVIADETRGCDLQAAYATHGASASALVCGWTPRHEALARSLAELEQTEAAVVFPSGYAACSGTLATLPSEGDLILSDELNHASLIDGCRLSKAERVIYPHRDLDFVEHVLSDRAGKGGLIWIVTDGVFSMDGDVAPLPQLVDLAERFGAHMIVDEAHGTGVLGSRGGGLCDAFGVSDRVTVRIGTLSKAVGHQGGFVAGPQVVIDTLVNACRSLIFSTSLSPVVAEGAHRVIQRLSLWQDRRDRLAHMSRLFRRRMNRETSGVEAGIPIVPLVIGDEAETIRCSEAMRENGFFVPAIRPPTVPAGKSRLRVSITSAHRDHDIELLADVLHRVCPQLQSAELASVSEQA from the coding sequence ATGTCACTCCAACCGCTTCACGATCGTTTGAAATCGTTCGCCCAAGAGGGTCGCACGCGAAAGCTGCACAGCCGAAAGGTCGAAGGCGTTCATGTGGTCGAAGCGGATGGGCGTCGGCTGATGAACTTCGGCGGCAACGATTACCTCGGTGTGATTGCCGACGAAACACGCGGCTGCGATTTGCAAGCCGCCTATGCAACCCATGGTGCTTCCGCCAGTGCGCTCGTTTGTGGCTGGACGCCGCGGCACGAAGCGCTCGCTCGCAGCCTCGCTGAACTGGAACAAACCGAAGCCGCGGTGGTCTTCCCCTCTGGCTACGCGGCCTGCTCGGGAACGTTGGCAACCTTGCCAAGTGAAGGCGACTTGATTCTCAGCGATGAGCTCAATCACGCCTCCTTGATCGATGGCTGTCGCCTGTCCAAGGCCGAACGGGTGATCTATCCCCACCGTGATCTCGACTTCGTCGAACACGTGTTGAGCGACCGCGCCGGCAAAGGCGGTTTGATTTGGATCGTCACCGACGGTGTCTTCAGCATGGATGGCGACGTGGCACCGTTGCCTCAATTGGTGGATTTGGCTGAGCGTTTTGGTGCTCACATGATCGTGGACGAGGCCCATGGCACCGGCGTGCTGGGATCACGTGGCGGCGGTCTCTGCGACGCGTTTGGTGTTTCCGACCGTGTGACCGTTCGAATTGGAACGCTCAGCAAAGCGGTCGGCCACCAAGGTGGCTTCGTCGCGGGCCCTCAAGTCGTGATTGACACGTTGGTCAACGCCTGTCGATCGTTGATCTTCAGCACCTCGCTGTCGCCGGTCGTTGCTGAGGGCGCTCATCGCGTGATTCAGCGGTTGTCGCTGTGGCAAGATCGTCGTGACCGGCTCGCCCACATGTCGCGACTGTTTCGCCGCCGCATGAATCGAGAAACCAGTGGCGTGGAAGCAGGGATCCCAATTGTCCCCTTGGTCATCGGCGACGAAGCCGAAACCATCCGGTGCAGCGAAGCGATGCGTGAGAACGGGTTCTTTGTCCCCGCGATCCGGCCCCCCACGGTCCCGGCGGGAAAATCACGGTTGCGAGTTTCGATCACTTCCGCCCACCGAGACCACGACATCGAATTGCTCGCCGACGTGCTGCATCGGGTCTGTCCCCAACTGCAATCTGCCGAACTGGCTTCGGTGAGTGAGCAAGCCTGA
- a CDS encoding MerR family transcriptional regulator, translating into MTRGTLDLYREAIEQIAEAEKALIDCRARLAIIDKESELGMLASDTPSKSSTEQFIDDHRDKLEPDDIEFLSERHRGAKEVARYSEISESTLKRMADTGKLEVRHTDAGHRRYRTLSVVRHLIEGDR; encoded by the coding sequence ATGACCCGTGGAACTCTTGACCTCTACCGGGAAGCCATCGAGCAAATAGCCGAGGCCGAAAAGGCGTTGATTGATTGCCGCGCTCGTTTGGCGATCATCGATAAAGAGAGCGAGTTGGGCATGCTGGCATCCGACACGCCGTCCAAGTCGAGCACCGAGCAGTTTATCGATGACCATCGCGACAAGCTGGAGCCCGATGACATTGAGTTCCTGTCGGAGAGACACCGCGGAGCCAAAGAGGTGGCCCGCTATTCGGAAATCTCGGAGTCAACTCTCAAACGCATGGCTGACACTGGAAAGCTCGAGGTGCGACACACGGATGCGGGGCATCGTCGCTACCGGACGTTATCGGTGGTCCGGCACTTGATAGAAGGCGATCGGTAG